From the Priestia aryabhattai genome, one window contains:
- the fsa gene encoding fructose-6-phosphate aldolase: MKFFIDTANLEDIKKAYKIGVLSGVTTNPSLVAKEGVKFEDRIEEILKTVPEVESVSAEVTPDTVTADDMITQAEELIKINGGDKNITIKLPMTIAGLEATRYLAKKGVKTNVTLIFTVNQALLAARAGATYVSPFLGRLDDISEDGVYLVSRIAELFRIQHIDSQIIAASVRHPDHVTRVALAGAHIATIPYAVIEQLVKHPLTEQGIEKFASDWEKAVKS; encoded by the coding sequence ATGAAATTTTTTATTGATACAGCTAACCTAGAAGATATTAAAAAAGCATATAAAATTGGGGTATTATCAGGTGTTACCACAAACCCTTCGCTAGTAGCTAAAGAAGGCGTGAAGTTTGAAGATCGCATCGAGGAAATTTTAAAAACCGTCCCGGAAGTAGAATCCGTTTCAGCAGAAGTCACGCCTGACACAGTAACAGCAGATGACATGATTACTCAAGCAGAAGAGCTTATAAAAATTAATGGAGGAGACAAAAATATAACGATTAAACTTCCTATGACCATTGCTGGATTGGAAGCAACCCGTTATCTAGCTAAAAAGGGCGTAAAAACAAACGTCACGTTAATTTTCACAGTGAATCAAGCGCTTCTAGCAGCTCGTGCTGGCGCCACATACGTATCGCCATTTTTAGGGCGCTTAGACGATATTTCAGAAGACGGTGTTTATCTGGTATCCCGAATTGCAGAGCTATTTCGAATTCAACACATTGACTCACAAATTATAGCAGCGTCAGTCAGACACCCAGATCACGTCACACGAGTAGCTCTTGCTGGGGCTCATATTGCGACCATTCCGTATGCCGTAATTGAACAACTAGTAAAACACCCGTTAACAGAACAAGGAATTGAAAAATTTGCATCAGACTGGGAAAAAGCTGTAAAAAGTTGA
- a CDS encoding YjcZ family sporulation protein has protein sequence MGFYNWGYGGSYGYGGYGSYGGSFALIVVLFVLLVIVGCTCLK, from the coding sequence ATGGGATTTTACAACTGGGGTTACGGCGGTAGTTATGGTTACGGCGGCTACGGTAGTTACGGTGGCAGTTTTGCATTAATCGTTGTACTATTTGTTTTATTAGTTATCGTTGGTTGTACATGCTTGAAATAA
- a CDS encoding ATP-binding protein: MISSGLFVNLCIFSFFVSIMIAIRIFLLQPQANMKNIFIALDSYGEMPFVYCESNQMKQVFINVLKNAIEAMPSGGEIKVELRQKDNNHIQIIDEGVGISKDRIKHLGEPFYSIKEDGIGLGLMICFNIIQQHKGTLSIESEVNKETSVEICLPLE; this comes from the coding sequence GTGATTAGTAGCGGATTATTTGTTAACTTATGTATTTTCTCATTTTTTGTCAGCATTATGATTGCAATACGGATATTTTTGCTGCAGCCTCAAGCAAACATGAAAAACATCTTTATTGCACTTGACTCATATGGAGAAATGCCTTTTGTATATTGTGAAAGCAATCAAATGAAACAGGTGTTTATAAATGTTCTTAAGAATGCGATTGAAGCAATGCCTTCCGGAGGAGAAATTAAAGTTGAGCTGAGACAAAAGGACAACAATCATATTCAAATTATTGATGAAGGTGTAGGAATTTCAAAAGATCGAATCAAACATTTAGGTGAACCATTTTACAGTATTAAAGAAGACGGCATCGGGTTAGGGTTAATGATCTGCTTTAATATTATCCAACAGCATAAAGGAACTCTTAGTATTGAAAGTGAAGTAAACAAAGAGACGAGTGTGGAAATTTGTTTACCGTTAGAATAA
- a CDS encoding spore germination protein, with the protein MGCIINIENIVTNGLKDNSNVSVGCVVQNSHTANTKSVGACFSFGNVSPAIASMTNSNIDFCKGEENKEQQP; encoded by the coding sequence ATGGGCTGTATTATTAACATTGAGAATATCGTGACTAACGGGTTAAAAGACAACTCGAATGTAAGCGTAGGCTGTGTTGTACAAAATAGCCACACGGCAAATACAAAATCGGTAGGAGCTTGTTTTTCGTTTGGAAATGTCTCTCCTGCTATTGCCTCCATGACAAACAGTAATATCGACTTTTGTAAAGGTGAAGAAAATAAAGAGCAACAACCTTAA
- a CDS encoding 3-isopropylmalate dehydratase yields MSIISIIPYTYIERKMKRTQKVTIQHSKDMYLYADSIQTQNDCFHINSVFDISYKCVSKDNGFLYLHTNQGMFAYTIHTDPADFIAAYKDIKKKG; encoded by the coding sequence ATGAGCATTATTTCTATAATTCCTTATACATACATTGAAAGAAAAATGAAACGAACACAAAAGGTGACGATTCAGCATTCAAAAGACATGTACTTATATGCTGATAGTATTCAAACACAGAATGATTGCTTCCACATTAACAGCGTATTTGACATCTCTTACAAATGCGTTTCAAAAGACAATGGCTTTTTATATTTACATACAAATCAAGGGATGTTCGCTTATACAATACATACCGATCCTGCTGACTTTATAGCAGCATATAAAGATATAAAAAAGAAGGGCTGA
- a CDS encoding M4 family metallopeptidase, giving the protein MKKKKQALKVLLSVGILSSSFAFAHTSSAAPNNVLSTEKYNKEIKSPEFISGKLSGPSSQKAQDVVFHYMNTNKDKYKLGNENAQNSFKVTEVVKDPVEQATVVRLQQVYNNIPVWGSTQLAHVAKDGTLKVVSGTVAPDLDKKEKLKGQKQVDSKKAIKAAEKDLGFKPTYEKSPLSELYVYQNGSDTTYAYVVNLNFLSPEPGNYYYFVDATSGKVLDKYNTIDSVAGPKAEVKQAAKPAAKPVTGTNAIGSGKGVLGDTKSLKTTLSSSTYYLQDNTRGATIYTYDAKNRTSLPGTLWADTDNTYNASRDAAAVDAHYYAGVTYDYYKNKFNRNSYDNAGAPLKSTVHYSSGYNNAFWNGSQMVYGDGDGYTFVPLSGGLDVIGHELTHAVTERSSNLIYQYESGALNEAISDIFGTLVEYYDNRNPDWEIGEDIYTPGTSGDALRSMSNPAKYGDPDHYSKRYTGSSDNGGVHTNSGIINKAAYLLANGGTHYGVTVTGIGGDKLGKIYYRANTLYFTQSTTFSQARAGLVQAAADLYGSGSQEVISVGKSFDAVGVQ; this is encoded by the coding sequence ATGAAAAAGAAAAAACAGGCTTTAAAGGTATTATTATCAGTTGGTATTCTTTCTTCATCATTTGCTTTTGCACATACGAGCAGTGCCGCGCCAAATAATGTACTTTCAACTGAAAAGTATAACAAAGAAATTAAATCTCCTGAGTTTATTTCCGGAAAGCTCTCAGGCCCATCATCACAGAAGGCTCAAGACGTCGTATTTCACTACATGAATACAAATAAAGACAAATATAAATTAGGAAACGAAAATGCCCAAAACTCATTTAAAGTGACAGAAGTGGTGAAAGATCCTGTTGAACAAGCAACCGTTGTACGCTTGCAGCAAGTATATAATAATATTCCTGTTTGGGGATCTACTCAATTAGCACACGTAGCGAAAGATGGAACCTTAAAAGTTGTATCAGGTACAGTAGCTCCTGATTTAGACAAAAAGGAAAAGCTAAAAGGCCAGAAGCAAGTTGACAGCAAAAAGGCGATTAAAGCAGCTGAAAAAGATTTAGGCTTTAAACCGACGTATGAAAAATCCCCTTTATCTGAACTGTATGTTTATCAAAATGGTTCAGACACCACATATGCTTATGTAGTAAATTTAAATTTCTTAAGCCCTGAACCAGGCAACTATTATTACTTTGTTGATGCTACTAGCGGTAAAGTGCTAGATAAGTACAATACGATTGATTCCGTAGCTGGTCCAAAAGCCGAAGTGAAGCAAGCGGCAAAACCGGCAGCGAAACCTGTAACAGGAACAAATGCTATCGGCTCAGGTAAAGGAGTGCTTGGAGATACCAAATCCCTAAAGACAACGTTATCTAGTTCTACGTACTACTTACAAGATAATACAAGAGGCGCCACAATCTATACGTACGATGCAAAAAACCGTACATCTCTTCCAGGTACGCTATGGGCAGACACCGATAATACGTACAATGCAAGCCGCGATGCAGCTGCGGTAGATGCTCACTATTATGCAGGTGTAACATATGATTACTACAAAAACAAATTTAACCGCAACTCCTATGACAATGCAGGCGCTCCGCTAAAATCCACTGTACATTATAGCAGCGGCTATAATAATGCGTTTTGGAATGGTTCTCAAATGGTATATGGAGATGGAGATGGATATACTTTTGTTCCGTTATCAGGGGGACTAGATGTTATCGGACATGAACTGACGCATGCCGTCACAGAAAGAAGTTCTAATTTAATCTATCAATATGAATCAGGTGCATTAAACGAAGCGATTTCCGATATTTTTGGAACATTGGTAGAATACTATGACAACCGAAATCCAGATTGGGAAATTGGAGAAGATATTTATACACCTGGAACAAGCGGTGATGCGCTTCGTTCAATGAGCAACCCAGCAAAATATGGAGATCCGGATCATTATTCAAAGCGCTATACAGGTTCTAGTGACAACGGCGGAGTTCATACAAACAGCGGAATTATCAACAAAGCTGCATACTTGCTAGCTAACGGAGGAACGCATTACGGCGTTACTGTAACAGGCATAGGCGGCGATAAGCTAGGAAAAATTTATTATCGTGCCAATACACTATACTTCACTCAGTCTACAACGTTTAGCCAAGCGCGCGCAGGTTTAGTACAAGCTGCTGCTGATCTATACGGTTCAGGCTCTCAAGAAGTGATTTCAGTAGGAAAGTCATTTGATGCAGTTGGTGTTCAATAA
- a CDS encoding metallophosphoesterase family protein, translating to MDKIAVISDIHGNLPALEAVLADIQQRDIHRIICLGDLVGKGPDSSKAIEIIKEKCEVTVMGNWDDFITKPAEFEALKWHQKKLSPNQEAYLRELPFSVEFMMSGKLIRMFHASPRSLYDRIQPWDSLEKRLSLFANTEYTENIKGSREPDVICYGDVHNAFIQHIKGKTLCNVGSVGNPLDLPQASYLILEGNDQGESPSAFSMQFVRIPYDIEKAIELARAVEMPDFEPYVQELKTARYRGLKNQE from the coding sequence ATGGACAAAATTGCTGTTATTTCAGATATCCACGGAAATCTTCCTGCATTAGAAGCAGTTTTAGCTGACATACAACAACGAGATATCCATCGCATCATTTGTCTAGGTGATTTAGTAGGAAAAGGACCGGATTCAAGTAAAGCGATTGAGATCATAAAAGAAAAGTGCGAAGTAACAGTAATGGGGAACTGGGATGACTTCATTACAAAGCCTGCGGAATTTGAAGCGTTAAAATGGCATCAAAAGAAGTTAAGTCCAAACCAAGAGGCATATTTAAGGGAACTTCCTTTTTCCGTTGAGTTTATGATGAGCGGGAAATTAATTAGAATGTTTCACGCTTCACCTAGAAGTCTTTATGACCGAATTCAACCTTGGGATTCACTTGAAAAGCGCCTTAGTCTATTTGCCAATACGGAATATACGGAAAATATAAAAGGGTCAAGAGAGCCGGATGTCATCTGTTACGGAGATGTACATAATGCATTTATTCAACATATTAAAGGGAAAACGCTATGTAATGTAGGAAGTGTAGGGAACCCGCTTGATTTACCACAAGCTTCCTATCTTATCTTAGAAGGAAATGATCAAGGCGAAAGTCCTTCAGCATTTTCTATGCAATTTGTGCGTATTCCATACGATATTGAAAAAGCTATCGAATTGGCGAGAGCTGTAGAGATGCCGGACTTTGAACCCTACGTTCAGGAATTAAAAACAGCTCGCTATAGAGGACTAAAAAATCAAGAATAG